The following coding sequences are from one Paenibacillus stellifer window:
- a CDS encoding metallophosphoesterase yields the protein MANVFFTSDHHFGHRAIMDYESRPFRDVPHMNEAMIAAWNETVGAGDQVFHLGDFSFMNKSDTANIVKRLNGRITLILGNHDRGRSRSWWLDAGFAEVSEHGLIYKDFFLLTHEPLYMNRHMPYVNVHGHIHGQKYEGIQHFNVSVELWDYRPVSFENMMDILKTAEFSGEKQSEERTDEGD from the coding sequence GTGGCTAACGTGTTCTTTACTTCTGATCATCATTTCGGGCACCGGGCGATTATGGATTATGAATCCCGTCCTTTTCGCGATGTGCCACATATGAATGAGGCCATGATTGCAGCCTGGAATGAAACGGTTGGAGCCGGGGATCAAGTGTTCCATTTAGGGGATTTTTCATTCATGAATAAAAGCGACACAGCGAACATAGTTAAGCGACTGAACGGGCGAATCACGCTTATTCTCGGCAATCATGACCGGGGCCGTTCCCGGAGCTGGTGGCTTGACGCCGGCTTTGCTGAGGTGAGTGAGCATGGGCTTATCTATAAGGATTTTTTTCTGCTGACTCATGAGCCGCTCTATATGAACCGTCACATGCCTTATGTCAATGTGCACGGTCATATCCATGGCCAGAAATACGAAGGCATACAGCATTTCAATGTAAGTGTCGAGCTGTGGGATTACCGTCCGGTCTCATTCGAGAACATGATGGATATCTTGAAAACTGCCGAGTTTTCAGGCGAAAAACAGTCAGAAGAACGGACTGACGAGGGCGATTGA
- a CDS encoding YraN family protein, producing the protein MSSKEASRRSGDSHNGAAGEACTRRQKGQAAEEAAVLYLSSKGYRVLERNWRCRTGELDIIAMKAGVLIFIEVRSRSGSGTLGTPEEAVDIRKRDQVRRTAAVFLHTTRRDNEPVAFDVIAVRLKPDMSIASLHHIPDAF; encoded by the coding sequence ATGAGCAGCAAGGAAGCATCCCGAAGATCGGGTGATAGTCATAACGGGGCTGCCGGAGAAGCTTGCACTCGCAGGCAAAAAGGGCAGGCAGCAGAAGAGGCGGCGGTGCTGTATTTATCTTCCAAAGGCTACCGCGTGCTGGAACGAAACTGGCGATGCCGGACAGGAGAGCTGGATATCATCGCGATGAAAGCAGGGGTTCTTATCTTTATCGAGGTGCGCAGCCGAAGCGGATCAGGGACTCTCGGTACACCGGAAGAGGCGGTGGATATTCGTAAGCGGGATCAGGTCCGCCGGACTGCTGCTGTCTTTCTGCATACTACCCGAAGAGATAACGAGCCTGTTGCTTTCGATGTCATCGCCGTTCGCCTGAAGCCGGATATGAGTATTGCTTCGCTGCATCATATACCCGACGCCTTTTGA
- a CDS encoding EscU/YscU/HrcU family type III secretion system export apparatus switch protein: MNEPEDRSRSLFKKAVALKYTPGETDAPVVVAKGRGYVADEILKRAKESGVTVQEDAALVEVLSKLDLDQQIPPELYQLVAEILSYVYQSDSAAKNRERE; encoded by the coding sequence ATGAACGAGCCTGAAGACCGCAGCCGCAGCCTGTTTAAAAAAGCGGTTGCCTTGAAATATACACCTGGCGAGACGGATGCACCGGTTGTCGTGGCCAAAGGCAGGGGATATGTGGCCGATGAGATCCTGAAGAGGGCCAAAGAAAGCGGCGTCACTGTCCAGGAGGATGCCGCTCTCGTTGAAGTCTTGTCCAAGCTGGATCTCGACCAGCAGATCCCTCCGGAATTGTATCAACTCGTAGCCGAAATTTTAAGCTACGTATACCAAAGCGATTCCGCTGCGAAGAATCGGGAGAGAGAATGA
- a CDS encoding ribonuclease HII, which produces MELDMLQYEKEVWCSSYRHIAGVDEVGRGCLFGDVVAAAVILPEGLIIDGVDDSKKLTSKKRDALFELIMEQAVAVGIGHVDASVIDEINIKQASRLAMKLAVERLETSPDYMLVDAEKIDIELPQQAIIKGDANSQSIAAASIVAKVTRDRLCEGVWEETYPHYGIAIHKGYATKLHRERIAEFGPSPMHRRSFLGNILTEQIMLF; this is translated from the coding sequence ATGGAATTGGATATGCTGCAGTATGAAAAAGAAGTGTGGTGCAGCTCATATCGGCATATTGCCGGTGTGGACGAGGTGGGAAGAGGCTGCTTGTTCGGAGATGTGGTGGCTGCTGCGGTGATTTTACCGGAGGGCCTGATCATAGACGGTGTTGACGATTCGAAGAAGCTGACTTCTAAGAAACGCGATGCGTTATTCGAGCTGATTATGGAGCAGGCGGTTGCCGTTGGGATCGGCCATGTGGATGCATCCGTTATAGATGAGATCAACATCAAGCAGGCATCGAGGCTTGCCATGAAGCTGGCCGTTGAGCGGCTTGAAACCTCGCCGGATTATATGCTGGTAGATGCCGAGAAGATCGACATCGAACTGCCGCAGCAGGCGATCATCAAAGGTGATGCGAACAGCCAGTCCATCGCAGCAGCCTCGATCGTGGCCAAGGTGACCCGCGACCGGCTGTGTGAAGGAGTGTGGGAAGAGACATATCCCCATTACGGGATCGCTATACATAAAGGATATGCGACGAAGCTGCACCGGGAACGGATCGCCGAATTCGGGCCGTCGCCAATGCATCGGCGCAGCTTCCTGGGCAACATTCTGACAGAGCAGATCATGCTGTTCTGA
- the ylqF gene encoding ribosome biogenesis GTPase YlqF: MTIQWFPGHMTKARRQIEDKLKLIDVVIELLDARLPLSSRNPMIDDILKDKPRLIILNKSDLADAEATKKWLAYFRAEGHVAHPVDASTGSGVKEIPDQVRLLLKEKIDRQIAKGMNPRAMRALIVGIPNVGKSTLINRMAGKNIAATGDRPGVTKGQQWIKTGGDLELLDTPGILWPKFEDQMVGYRLAITGAIREEILNVEDIAFYAIKFLMQDYGDRFKERYGIEKLPEDLDNPDEIVTVMEAIGRKRGCLVSGGRVDLEKASRTLLHELRAGKLGRFSLEAPGK, encoded by the coding sequence GTGACCATACAATGGTTTCCAGGTCATATGACCAAGGCCAGAAGGCAAATCGAAGACAAACTGAAGCTGATTGATGTTGTCATCGAACTTCTTGATGCCCGCCTTCCGCTGTCCAGCCGCAATCCGATGATTGACGATATTTTGAAGGACAAGCCAAGGCTGATTATTCTGAACAAAAGCGATTTGGCGGATGCTGAGGCGACCAAGAAGTGGCTTGCCTATTTTCGCGCAGAAGGTCATGTGGCGCATCCGGTCGATGCCTCGACTGGCAGCGGAGTGAAGGAAATTCCGGATCAGGTGCGTCTGCTCCTGAAGGAGAAGATCGACCGGCAGATTGCCAAGGGGATGAACCCCCGTGCCATGCGCGCACTCATAGTGGGCATTCCCAATGTAGGCAAGTCGACGCTGATCAACCGGATGGCCGGGAAAAATATCGCAGCGACGGGAGACCGTCCGGGCGTGACCAAGGGACAGCAATGGATCAAAACCGGGGGCGATCTGGAGCTGCTTGATACCCCGGGTATTTTGTGGCCCAAGTTTGAAGATCAGATGGTTGGGTATCGCTTGGCCATTACCGGCGCAATCCGTGAGGAGATTCTCAATGTCGAGGACATCGCGTTCTATGCGATTAAATTTCTGATGCAAGATTACGGAGACCGCTTCAAGGAGCGATACGGCATAGAGAAGCTTCCTGAGGATCTCGATAACCCGGATGAAATCGTGACTGTAATGGAAGCGATCGGCCGAAAGCGGGGTTGTCTGGTCAGCGGAGGCAGAGTGGATCTGGAGAAAGCCTCCCGAACGCTTCTACACGAGCTTCGGGCCGGCAAGCTGGGCCGCTTCTCTCTTGAGGCTCCAGGAAAATAG
- the lepB gene encoding signal peptidase I, giving the protein MQQDLQQGGQGEGEGQVQEEGQVQGTPPKKKNEVLEWVKAIAIALVLVILIRWLLFKPFIVDGPSMQPNFHTGERVIVNEILYDMRSPKRGEVIVFHVPSEGRDFIKRVIGVAGDTVKVEGDVVTVNGKTVNETYIQDAIDDAHKNNKLYNNKDFPNEDFKDGTVPAGHVFVMGDNRSDSTDSRMIGYVSLGEIVGRADVIFWPVSDMEWIKH; this is encoded by the coding sequence ATGCAGCAGGATTTGCAGCAGGGTGGACAGGGAGAGGGAGAAGGCCAGGTACAGGAAGAAGGTCAAGTACAGGGCACGCCCCCGAAGAAGAAGAATGAAGTCCTGGAATGGGTAAAAGCGATCGCAATCGCCTTGGTTCTGGTCATTCTGATTCGCTGGCTGTTATTTAAGCCGTTCATTGTGGACGGACCGTCCATGCAGCCGAATTTTCATACCGGCGAGCGGGTTATTGTTAATGAGATTTTATACGATATGCGGTCTCCGAAGCGGGGAGAGGTTATCGTCTTTCATGTGCCTTCGGAGGGCAGGGATTTCATTAAACGGGTAATCGGTGTGGCTGGAGATACCGTCAAGGTGGAGGGCGATGTCGTTACGGTTAATGGAAAGACCGTGAACGAAACCTATATTCAGGATGCTATTGACGATGCCCATAAGAATAACAAGCTGTATAACAACAAAGACTTTCCAAATGAAGACTTCAAGGACGGTACAGTACCGGCGGGTCATGTGTTCGTCATGGGCGATAACCGTTCAGACAGCACGGACAGCCGCATGATCGGTTATGTGTCGCTCGGAGAAATTGTCGGACGGGCTGACGTCATTTTCTGGCCGGTATCCGATATGGAATGGATTAAACACTAA
- the rplS gene encoding 50S ribosomal protein L19 has protein sequence MNILQEITKEQLRKDIPSFRAGDTLKVHVKVIEGSRERIQLFEGVVIKRRGGGISETFTVRKISYGVGVERTFPINSPKIDKIEVTRHGKVRRAKLYYLRELRGKAARIKEIRR, from the coding sequence ATGAATATTTTACAAGAGATTACGAAAGAGCAGCTGCGCAAAGATATCCCTAGCTTTCGTGCTGGCGACACACTGAAAGTGCATGTTAAGGTTATCGAGGGTAGCCGCGAACGTATCCAGCTGTTCGAAGGCGTTGTAATCAAGCGCCGCGGCGGCGGAATCAGCGAGACTTTTACGGTTCGTAAAATTTCTTACGGCGTTGGTGTGGAAAGAACTTTCCCAATCAACTCGCCGAAGATTGATAAAATCGAAGTAACTCGCCACGGTAAAGTTCGTCGTGCCAAGCTGTACTACCTGCGTGAACTGCGCGGTAAGGCTGCTAGAATTAAAGAAATTCGTCGCTAA